The genomic segment TATTTTAATGGACTGCTTCGAACATTCCCATTGTTAGAACCAAGTATTAAGGTAAGTTTGTTTTATAGATAAAGTATGAAATATAAAGTGAAAAGCCGTATGCGTTAATAGCGCACGTACGGTTTTGCGTAGGGGTATGGGGAGTAATCCCCATATCTACTAGAGAAAAAGATATATTTAATATAGATAAAAACAAACTTTCATATGGTAGGGGATATGTCTATTCCTTGCAGTATGCTTGAATGAAAAAGTAAATTCTACATTCTAATATACCTTGATTTTATGCGGGATTTAATTCTATTTTCGGAGATATACAACTTGATTTTTTTAGTATATAATGCTTTTATACGGCATAAACAGCATAGTTTTTTGCATGATAAAAGGACATCTGGAAATAGTGTGCAGGACTAAATTCCACATGTCTGTTGGAAAGACTAAATTCTATGCAATGAAACTTGCCTGTGCCTGTATTGTTATTATTATTTTATTAATCTTGGTATCAATGTGACTTCATCGGTGGTATCTCTGCTAATCCTAATGCTTTATGAAGTCTGTTATCCGACAGGAGACGGGATACTTCATATGGACTGTGTCCATTGAGGCTGTCCCGTTTTTCGCTATTGATATGATTTAATAACAGCAGCGTTGTTTTGTCTGTCATTTTTTCAAAGCTTGTTCCTTTTGGCAGGACATACCTTATATATTCATGATTCTTTTCAAGAGCACCTTTTTGATCAGAACGGTTGGGATCACAATAATAAATGCGTGTGCGTACTTCATCATTTTTGCTATATTCCAGACTCTGCCGGTCCTGAAATTCATGCCCGTTGTCTGTAAGTATTACTTCGAAAAGTTTCTGAAACAGTTCAATTCCAAGTAACTCTGTTAAATGATCAAAAATCCTAGTTACTTCTTTCTGGGTCTGTTCTTCTAAAAGAAACATAAGCATAAGGCTACAGTTTCGAAAGAACATAGTCAGAAAGCAGGGACTGGTACCTTTTGCTCCTTCAACAGTATCCATTTCGACTACATAAACAGATTTGTTCGCTGCGATATATTCCAGGAATTCTTTATAGCCCCGGTCTTTTCGAAAACTTCTGTCTTTAAGGTTGGTAGTGGTTTTTCTTTTTCTCTGCTTGTATACCACTTTACGGCGCAGATCTATGTTTCTGGCTTGAAAAATGCCACGGTCTATATAAGAGTATATGGTTCTTCTGGAACAGGCGATCTCATCAGCATGAGATGCGTAGATGTGGGCAATGGACTGTCCTTTTTTGAGAAGCGGTGACAACAGGTTGTCCAGTTTCTGTATACTTTCCGGTGTCTGGTTGATCCCTTCTCTTTGGTAGTCCTAAGGGCTTCATAGGAGTCCTGAGCGTATTTTGAAGAATAGATCTTTTTGTCCATCATGCAATTCGTTCTCTTGCTGCATCCATTGCACACATAAGGAGGTTTATTTAATTTTTCACATTCTCTTGGTTTATAAAATTTACAGACATCGCTGCATCTGAATTTTCTGCAGAGGACACATTTGCGCCGACATTCATTATCACCGCACATATGCATGACATTGCATATATTTGTCCGCGGCTTTGAACTATCATAATTGTTTGCACAGGGAATAGGGGCAAATGCATCTGCGCTTCTTTCCCTGATAATGGAATGACGTCTGATTTCTTTGGATATGGTACTTGGATCCTTGCTTAATTCTATTGCAATACTTCTAAATGAATCACCGTTATTTAAATGCTGTTCGATTATAATACGTGCAGATAAGTCAAGATGTTTTTGGTTGCCTTTTGGTCTTCCTGTATTCATTTTATCCTCCTTCTGCACAGGCAGGGGATCATCTGCAGTAGTATTTTATAAAAAGAAGAAGGAAAAATCCATGCAGAAGTAATTTCTACAGGTATAGAATTTACTCTTGCAAGGTAGAATTAAAAAATACATTTAACCTTCCTTGCAGTATCATCTTGTCTGGTGTACAAAATACAGAACAAAGGTTTTAAAAAACGGAATCGATACAGAATGCAAAGAAATGTTACAGAATCTTGCAGAAGAATATAAATTTCAGATCCTGGCAATGGAGGTGATGCCGGATCATATCCATCTGCTTGTGGACTGTAAACCTCAGTTTTATATTTCAGATATGATCAAGATCATGAAAGGAAATCATGCACGCCAGATGTTTCTTGCGTATCCGGAGTTAAAAAAGGAACTGTGGGGTGGGCATCTGTGGAATCCGTCTTACTGTGCCATAACGGTCAGTGACAGGAGCAGAGACTAGGTGCTTGCCTACATCGAAGGACAAAAGGAAAAAGAAAAGAAAAAAGCCTGACAGAAGAAATGATTTGTTGGAGGAAAAGAGATGCAGACCGTATCCAGCTATGGCGTAGAATTACGAAAACAGAATATCCCAGTCCGCCAGACACTGGAAATCTACCGGTCTGCGGTCTGTTACCTGACAGAAATATATGAGCAGGTGTGGGAAGAACTGGCAGAGATACCGGATGCCAAAAGGCGGTTTAATGCTGCAGAGCATCTGGTGCATACTACAAAAAAGAATCCTGCACGCTTTGATTTTGATCTTCGCTTTCCGAAGATGCCGTCCTACCTGAGGCGAGCCGCAATCCAGCATGCATTGGGAAGTGTATCTTCTTACGAAACACGGATGGATCTGTGGGAAAAGTCAGGAGAAAAAGCAG from the Blautia wexlerae DSM 19850 genome contains:
- the tnpA gene encoding IS200/IS605 family transposase, giving the protein MQYHLVWCTKYRTKVLKNGIDTECKEMLQNLAEEYKFQILAMEVMPDHIHLLVDCKPQFYISDMIKIMKGNHARQMFLAYPELKKELWGGHLWNPSYCAITVSDRSRD